The genomic DNA TTGGCGTAACATAACTAGTTCCTAATTATAAATTCATCCTAGTAACACCTATGAAATTTGCTGATCTGgagtttgtgaatttttgtgtTGAGCTCCCAAGGAGGGGAATAATTTCATTGGTAAAGCAAGACTAGACTGCTACTCCCTAATAAAAAATCTGATGGACAATATCATGTTGGGCTTGCCCACGCTGGCATCATATGCATCTGAAATGTTGCAACGAAGAGCTGTAGCAAATTTATAATTTCAAGTTGCTACATTTTGGTAGAACCTCGTGGAAATCTAGAATGTGGGCTACCAATCATGTGTTTCTAAAGAGAAAGAAATGTGCTGGATTGGCCAAGAGAACATGGCAAATAGTCCTAGCACATTTATTCTTACTCCTAGTCATGTTAACTTCTGCAGCCATCGTGGAAGAGCCTTTAGGGAATTAATGGGGATATTTTTTAAACCAGTCTCCTGAGTATAGAATAAGAAataccccggtgggccccccaacCTCCTTTATCTGCAGAtttcaaataaacaaataactgAACAAACCAGAGGGGGTGAAAGTGCAAACATTCTGCAGACTTCTCTGTTGCAAGGAGCCCACAGGATGTCCTGTAATGTCTGCTGCCACCGGCACCACTAATTCCCCCACTTCCTTAGGCTGTTTTCATTGCTGTTTCTCCCAGCTTTTAGGAAATCTGTAATGTGGTGCTTTCTAACATATTGCCTGGGTGTTTTTACGTCTCCCACGtttagaaaaacataaaagaGAGGGAGAACCACAATAAATAGCAATTTCTGGTTGTGTTTTGGTGTTAAAGAGGCTattcatttaaacaaaaatattacacATCTCTGGGATTCCTGAAATGTGAACAGTAGAAGCCTAAATATGGGGAAAACAACAGTTTTGCAACTGTAAATCATTTGTCTCCTATACCTGGTGTGGTTACAGGGAAACCATAATGTTTATCAAAAAGCCCATCAATGGGAAATTGAGAGGTCACGGCATCTTACATGATTCACAGTGGGTCACTATCTAAAATTATGATATACTGCATCCCTCACATTGTGTTGTCACAtctagaaatgtattgtgtagTTGGATGGCGTTTCTTCCACAGATGAGTCTGGCAACAATGGCATGTTGAACAGGGCTAGAACTGCAAGTAGAGTCTGTAACATGAACCTTAAAGAAACTAGGGAAAActggttgggtttatttagtagtAACCATTGTGCAAAGGGCCAGTGATATTAAGAAGTGAATGTACATCACTATTTCATATTTCCATTTATCAGATGCAGTAGTAAATTAATTGAGAACATCTTTTTATCTTCTGATTGGGTAGAGGCTACTTCagagcagaacatttttttttttttttttttttcattttacactaaggggaagatttatctaaggttgaatttcgaatgtatgtgaattcaaatcgagttttcctcccaaaaaaaaaaacttgaatgtcaggaaggcaattaacacattcaaatggttcaacggacctctgccattgacttgtaaaagacctcaacaggttttaggtggcaaatattcgaattagaactgtttccgcGATcgtggtgtgataaatctcacatttcgAATtcacaaaaattagaaaattgtaATTTACCGCTCGATTAAATGagattaaatatataatgcattatgATGAAAAATATTTGTGCTATTATACTATTGACCTGTATTTTATAGGTAGGCACCAGATCCAGCATTTAAAATAATCCCATACAGTACCAGTTGTTAGTGCTTAATACAGCACCTACAACAATAGGCTTACAGTCAGTCTGAAATGATCCCATTGAATCTGGTTGCTGCATGTGTGGACAGCTTTACTGCTGATAGAAGCAGCAGCACCATCACTGTTCCAGGTATGATCAGCTTGGTTGGACCCAGAACATGGGTGGTCTGATTGGGCAGAGGTTTAATCATTCTGCAGCCTTGCCAACTAGCAGATATTAaggtgtatggccaacttaatctGTGTGGTCAACTCCTTTCCACTAGTTGAAACTGGTTGCAGTGGAAGTGAATATTAgatacttttaaaataaaatacttattCCTTCACAATTCTCATTGTTATGCTTCTCTTCCTTTTGAAAATAGAATCCATGGAAGAAATTCCTGAGTCTCGTGAGAAAACAATCCAACGATTCTTCTTCAACCTTTCTTCAATTCCAAATGAGGAGCTGGTCACTTCTGCCGAGCTGCGGATTTTTCGAGAGCAGGTCCAAGAGCCCTTtgaaagtgacagcagcaaattGCATCGGATTAATATTTACGACATTGTCAAGCCAGCGGCGGCTGCCTCCCGGGGCCCTGTTGTGAGACTATTGGACACCAGACTGGTAcatcataatgaaagcaaatgggAAAGTTTTGATGTAACGCCGGCAATTGCGCGGTGGATTGCACATAAACAGCCTAACCATGGGTTTGTTGTTGAAGTGACTCACTTGGACAATGACAAAAATGTGCCTAAGAAGCATGTGAGGATTAGTAGGTCTTTAACCCCGGATAAAGATAACTGGCCTCAGATACGGCCATTGTTGGTAACTTTTAGCCATGATGGTAAAGGACATGCTCTTCACAAAAGACAAAAGCGCCAAGCTAGGCACAAACAACGTAAACGCCTTAAATCGAGCTGCAGGAGGCATCCGTTGTACGTAGATTTCAGCGACGTTGGTTGGAATGACTGGATTGTTGCCCCACCTGGGTATCATGCCTTTTACTGCCACGGGGAATGTCCTTTTCCACTGGCAGACCATTTAAACTCTACAAACCATGCAATCGTACAAACTTTGGTGAACTCTGTCAACACAAACATCCCCAAAGCTTGCTGCGTCCCCACAGAACTCAGTGCCATATCCATGCTCTATCTTGATGAGAATGAAAAAGTAGTATTAAAAAATTATCAAGACATGGTCGTGGAGGGGTGCGGATGCCGTTAGGCAGTTACGCGCAAGCCAGAGACAAGAAAGATGACACTTTAATATTTCCTTTTGGAGACTATATTTATGCTTTGAAAAATGATGAaacaattattttgaaaatatatttatgtctACACGGAGGTTGGGAAGCAAATATTTTAATCAgagaaatattcctttttttagtTGTACATTTTTATAAGGGTTTGTACCCAGCACATGAAGTATAATGGTCAGATtcctattttgtatttatttaccatTATAACCacttttttagggaaaaaatagctgttttgtatttatatgtaatcAACAGAGAAAATATAGGGTTTGTAAAAATGTTACTGAAAGCAGAttcattggttttctttttttaagttataCACAGCTGGTTATATGGCAAGTGTTATATTTTCTACAAAGCTAATTTTAAGGTCAGTtgttataaaaatgataatgtGTTGGTTCATTTTTATATCCTTCATATTGTGCCattaacatgcattttttaaaatgtaggaaGTCCAGTGTGCATTGCTTTGTAAATTCAGAATTGGAATTCATACACGTAACTGTCGAATACAACTACTgccattttcaaataattttcttctttttttgcgaATTGCTTTGGGccagtagaattttttttttcctgaagaatttacaaaaaataaagctTGGCTGGGTGGGAAGAACATTGCAAAGTGGcatggtataaaaataaaatgttcttaaatTGGACAAATTCAAATATCACACACAACAATAGCTCGGATATctcttaaaaatatttaatttatttaaaatatcttaAGCCCTAAAAAAATTTGCGTTTGTTTTCTTCTGCTattttttctaatcttttttttt from Xenopus laevis strain J_2021 chromosome 5S, Xenopus_laevis_v10.1, whole genome shotgun sequence includes the following:
- the bmp2.S gene encoding bone morphogenetic protein 2-A isoform X1 produces the protein MVAGIHSLLLLLFYQVLLSGCTGLIPEEGKRKYTESGRSSPQQSQRVLNQFELRLLSMFGLKRRPTPGKNVVIPPYMLDLYHLHLAQLAADEGTSAMDFQMERAASRANTVRSFHHEESMEEIPESREKTIQRFFFNLSSIPNEELVTSAELRIFREQVQEPFESDSSKLHRINIYDIVKPAAAASRGPVVRLLDTRLVHHNESKWESFDVTPAIARWIAHKQPNHGFVVEVTHLDNDKNVPKKHVRISRSLTPDKDNWPQIRPLLVTFSHDGKGHALHKRQKRQARHKQRKRLKSSCRRHPLYVDFSDVGWNDWIVAPPGYHAFYCHGECPFPLADHLNSTNHAIVQTLVNSVNTNIPKACCVPTELSAISMLYLDENEKVVLKNYQDMVVEGCGCR
- the bmp2.S gene encoding bone morphogenetic protein 2-A precursor (The RefSeq protein has 1 frameshift compared to this genomic sequence), giving the protein MVAGIHSLLLLLFYQVLLSGCTGLIPEEGKRKYTESGRSSPQQSQRVLNQFELRLLSMFGLKRRPTPGKNVVIPPYMLDLYHLHLAQLAADEGTSAMDFQMERAASRANTVRSFHHEESMEEIPESREKTIQRFFFNLSSIPNEELVTSAELRIFREQVQEPFESDSSKLHRINIYDIVKPAAAASRGPVVRLLDTRLVHHNESKWESFDVTPAIARWIAHKQPNHGFVVEVTHLDNDKNVPKKHVRISRSLTPDKDNWPQIRPLLVTFSHDGKGHALHKRQKRQARHKQRKRLKSSCRRHPLYVDFSDVGWNDWIVAPPGYHAFYCHGECPFPLADHLNSTNHAIVQTLVNSVNTNIPKACCVPTELSAISMLYLDENEK